GCGGGGGCCGCGTTTGGAGAGGAACAGCTTGATGCCGGCCGCCGGCATCAGAAACGCCGACGCGAAGTCATTGGCCAGTTGCTCATCGGCCGTCGTGTCGAGTTTGCGGGACACAAACAGGCCGCCGACATCGGTCTGCAGGTGGTAGAGGAGGTGGGCGAGTTCATGCGCAGCTGTGAACACCTGGCGCGGCGGCGTGTCGGAGGCGTTAACGAAGACGACCGGGCCAAGGCCGGGATGGTTCACGCTTGCTCCGGAGAGCTGGGACGCCGATACGGCGCGGCGGTACACGGCGACGCCGTGATCCTCCAGATGGTCGAACAGTTCGCTGCCGATGGGCGCGACTCCGCCCAGGTTCCAGGCGTGCCGCAGTTCGTCGGCGTCGGCCTCCACCGCGTAGCGCCGCGTGCGTGAGGTGCCGGGCTCCAGGTCGAGCAGATTCGCCTTCGGCCGGGCCGCTCCGGCGCTGGACAGCAGCTGGGCGAAGTGCTCGCAAAACTGTTGAAAGCCCTCGATGGCCGCCGCCTCGCCCGCCGTCAACGCTCCCTGCTCGACTCCCCGGAAGCGAATCTCCGTCGCTGCGTTGGGGACAGACACGGGCAGCAGGTTCACGATGGCAGTGCGGTAGACCTGAGCGAGCTGCAGCAGCATCGTCGCGTCGACCGGCCGCTCCCCCCGCTCCATGCCCGCCAGCCGGGCACGGTCGATGCCGAGGGCCTTGGCCGCCTCGCTCTGATTGAGCCCGGCGTGTTCCCGCGCTGCCGTGACCCGTCCGGCAATCAGTTCGCGGAGATCCATTCGCCCCACACTCCGCGAGAAGTACCAGATGTTGTATGCAATCTAAAAGACTGTACCAAGTATAGTATTCCAGTCTTGCTTTTAACCATGTCAAGAGTGTAGCATTTTTGAACGAAGCGCAGGTGAGCGCCCCGCCGGGGCACTGCGCGTGAGGTGACCATGGAACACGGTACTGAGCGCAACGGCGGCCCGAAGACCTTCAAAATTCTCGTGGATACCCACCCTTTCGAACTGCCGCAGGCCAACGTGACTGGCGCGCACATCAAACTCGTCGCGGGCGTCAACGCCACTTACGGACTGATGCTTGAAGGTCATGGTCAGGCGGCCGATCAGGCGATCAACGACGACGAGACCGTCGACCTGAGCCTCCCCGGCCGCGAGCACTTCTACACCGTGCCGCCCGCCACCTTCGGCGGTGGCGTTTGACGGCCGTCACGTCGCCTGTCGACCTCGAGTGCGTGGCCCTGGACGCTGCGTTTCCAGGAGCCTCGACCCGCAGTCTGGGTGACGGCAGCGTCCTGATCACCTTGCCCCAGGTGGCCCTCCCGGACGGCTGGAACCAGTCCGTCACGGCGGTGTACTTCACGGCGCCCGTCAACTACCCCCTGGCCAACCCGGACTGCTTCTGGGCCGATCCGGCCCTGCGCCTGAGCGGCGGCGCGTTGCCGGCCAACACCAACCTGACTCCACTTCCCGATCCGGGCGGACTGTCCACCGAACCCCACCTGTGGTTCTCCTGGCACGTCCACAGCTGGACGCCGGGCCGGGACACCCTGCTGTCCTACGCTCGCGTCATCGAGCGCCGCTTCCAGGAACGCCGCTGATGCCCGCCGCCGTGTCCCTGCATACCCTGGCCTTCGAGGCACCCATGCTGGCCGATCTGCGTGCCGGTTTTGAGCGGGCGGCTCCCCTGGAGTCGGCGGCGTTCGTGCTGGCACGCGCTGTGCCCACACCGGCAGGGGCATGGCGGCTGATCGTTCAGGAGGTCATCTTGGTGGCCGACGACGAGTACGCGGAGCGCACGGAGACGATGCTGACCCTCCCCTCGGCGGTCGTCGCCCGCGCCGTCAGCCAGGCGCGGGCTCAGCACTTGAGTGTGATCCTGGCGCACGCCCACCCCGACGGCCTGGGCCTGGCGCCCTCGTCCAGGGATCTGGCTGGGGAGGCCGAGCTGCGGCCCTTCCTGGAGCGCCGTATCCCAGCGGTACCCCACGGCCGCCTGATCCTTGGCCCTCACGGCGCTCACGCCCGGCTCTTCCTGCCTGACGGCTCGGACATGGATCTGATGGTGGCGGGGGTCGGCTCTGACCTCACTTTCTTCAGCTCAGCTTCCACACTGACCGACGAGCGCCACGATCGCCAGGTGCGGGCCTTCGGCCAGGCCGGACAGCAGGTGCTCGCGGCGATGCGGGTGGCCGTCGTCGGTCTGGGGGGCACGGGCAGCCTGGTCGCCCAGCAACTCGCGCACCTCGGCGTCCGGGAGTATCTGCTGATCGATCCCGATATCCTGGAGGCGACGAACCTCAACCGGGTGGTCGGGGCGCGTGCAGAGGACATCGGGCGACCCAAGGTCGAGATCGCCTGCGCCATGATCCTGGCCGTCCAGCCTGAGGCGCACATCGAGATCTACATTGAGGACGTCTGCGACGCCGTGGTCGCTCGCCGCTTGCTCGACAGCACATTCTTCTTCAGCTGCACGGACTCTCACGGCAGCCGGGCGGTGCTGACGCAACTGGCCTACCAGTACCGCCTGCCGGGCATCGATCTGGGGGTCGCCATCCACGCCGAGGCGGGGCGGGTCGACCGGGTGGCCGGCCGCGTTCAGATGCTCGTCCCTGGCCTGCCCTGCCTGAACTGTGCAGGTGTTCTGCTCCCGGAGGAGGTGCGGCGGGATCTGCTCACCCCGGAGGCCCGGCGCGCTGACCCCTACATCGTCGGAGCGGCCGAACCCCAGCCGGCGGTGATCAGTCTCAACTCGGTCACCGCTGCCCTGGCCGTGAACATGTTCCTGGCGGCCGTGACCGGGATGCCGCTCGCGGGCCGCCATCTGCGCGTCCGATTCGAACACGGCCTGATGAAGCCTGTTGACGTCACGCCGCAGCCCTACTGTCCGGTGTGTGGCCCGCAGGGCGCTCGCGGCCGCGCCGACTCATGGGTGCGGCCAGGCCGGGTGCAGGCCGAGGTGCCGACATGATGGAGCGTCTTCCCCCTGACCGGGTGAACCGCACGCACGTGCTGTGGCTCGGAGACGCTGTGCCGGTTGGTCTCCACCGTCACGTCCTCAACCTGGTTCCACGGGCCATCACCGCCAGCGAACTCAACGACGCCGCGCCGACGGCCTGCCTGTTGATCATTCCCGTCGCCCCTGAAATTGCGGACGCCTCCCTGCGGTATGGCACGTTGGTTGGTCAAGCGCGCAATCACGGCCTGCGAATCGTCTTGGTGCCCGATCGGCCGGTCGCTTGTGATGAGCTGGAGACGTACCTGCATTCCACGAATTCACTCGCTGTTGTCAAGGGCGTGCGCAGAATAGGTGGATTCGACG
This Deinococcus sp. AB2017081 DNA region includes the following protein-coding sequences:
- a CDS encoding helix-turn-helix domain-containing protein; its protein translation is MDLRELIAGRVTAAREHAGLNQSEAAKALGIDRARLAGMERGERPVDATMLLQLAQVYRTAIVNLLPVSVPNAATEIRFRGVEQGALTAGEAAAIEGFQQFCEHFAQLLSSAGAARPKANLLDLEPGTSRTRRYAVEADADELRHAWNLGGVAPIGSELFDHLEDHGVAVYRRAVSASQLSGASVNHPGLGPVVFVNASDTPPRQVFTAAHELAHLLYHLQTDVGGLFVSRKLDTTADEQLANDFASAFLMPAAGIKLFLSKRGPRDEQVGVADVIALQRHFKVSYAAMLVRLRKLGILRGAHFEDLRAVRPVREAEQLGYAVQRWEWAYAPKLERPQGLPDLFVNLVLTAHAAQTLSPAQAASCLEMTVSRFTELLQEFKRQADSPSFEDELQDAEISVG
- a CDS encoding multiubiquitin domain-containing protein, which encodes MEHGTERNGGPKTFKILVDTHPFELPQANVTGAHIKLVAGVNATYGLMLEGHGQAADQAINDDETVDLSLPGREHFYTVPPATFGGGV
- a CDS encoding E2/UBC family protein; translation: MTAVTSPVDLECVALDAAFPGASTRSLGDGSVLITLPQVALPDGWNQSVTAVYFTAPVNYPLANPDCFWADPALRLSGGALPANTNLTPLPDPGGLSTEPHLWFSWHVHSWTPGRDTLLSYARVIERRFQERR
- a CDS encoding HesA/MoeB/ThiF family protein; the protein is MPAAVSLHTLAFEAPMLADLRAGFERAAPLESAAFVLARAVPTPAGAWRLIVQEVILVADDEYAERTETMLTLPSAVVARAVSQARAQHLSVILAHAHPDGLGLAPSSRDLAGEAELRPFLERRIPAVPHGRLILGPHGAHARLFLPDGSDMDLMVAGVGSDLTFFSSASTLTDERHDRQVRAFGQAGQQVLAAMRVAVVGLGGTGSLVAQQLAHLGVREYLLIDPDILEATNLNRVVGARAEDIGRPKVEIACAMILAVQPEAHIEIYIEDVCDAVVARRLLDSTFFFSCTDSHGSRAVLTQLAYQYRLPGIDLGVAIHAEAGRVDRVAGRVQMLVPGLPCLNCAGVLLPEEVRRDLLTPEARRADPYIVGAAEPQPAVISLNSVTAALAVNMFLAAVTGMPLAGRHLRVRFEHGLMKPVDVTPQPYCPVCGPQGARGRADSWVRPGRVQAEVPT